In Natronocella acetinitrilica, the following proteins share a genomic window:
- a CDS encoding cell division protein FtsQ/DivIB, translating into MRAPRRGARPNARQPQPARFRRFAAGFAKLGLVVVVVAGIGGIGAGGVYGYRYLSAPDTFPLQSVRFDSRLEHVRQADLRVALDPLLGQGFWGLDIAAIRQSLETLPWVSTAKVRRIWPATLQVTIREHRAVAQWNDDGLLSADNIVFRPPAETWPEGLPELHGPDGRAKEVGEHYREWGPRLAEVGLKLQSVTLDARESWRLELVDGVRLELGRHETDERLRRFINALNDLRARSDQDLLAVDLRYPNGFAVRWADGSGDNN; encoded by the coding sequence ATGAGGGCGCCGCGGCGTGGAGCAAGACCCAATGCCCGCCAGCCGCAGCCAGCGCGCTTTCGACGGTTCGCGGCCGGGTTCGCGAAGCTGGGACTGGTGGTGGTGGTCGTGGCGGGCATCGGCGGGATTGGCGCCGGCGGCGTCTATGGCTACCGCTACCTCAGCGCTCCCGATACGTTCCCGCTGCAGTCGGTTCGTTTCGACAGCCGTCTGGAGCATGTCCGCCAGGCGGACCTGCGCGTGGCGCTGGATCCGTTGCTGGGACAGGGCTTCTGGGGGCTGGACATCGCCGCCATCCGGCAGTCCCTGGAAACGCTGCCCTGGGTCAGCACGGCGAAAGTCCGCCGCATCTGGCCCGCCACCCTGCAGGTCACCATCCGGGAGCACCGGGCCGTGGCGCAATGGAATGACGATGGCCTGCTTTCTGCGGACAACATCGTGTTTCGTCCACCGGCAGAGACCTGGCCCGAGGGGCTGCCGGAATTGCACGGGCCGGACGGACGCGCGAAGGAAGTCGGCGAGCATTACCGGGAATGGGGTCCGCGCCTTGCCGAGGTTGGCCTTAAGCTGCAAAGCGTCACGCTGGATGCCCGGGAGTCATGGCGGCTTGAGTTGGTCGATGGCGTTCGCCTGGAACTCGGTCGCCATGAGACGGATGAAAGGCTGCGGCGTTTCATTAATGCGCTGAACGACCTGAGAGCGCGGAGCGATCAGGACTTGCTGGCGGTAGATCTGCGTTACCCCAACGGATTCGCCGTTCGCTGGGCCGATGGCTCCGGCGACAACAACTGA
- a CDS encoding D-alanine--D-alanine ligase produces MTLPADNRTFGRVAVLLGGWSAEREVSLKSGAAVHEALRRQGVDAVAIDADRNVLQTLSEDRFDRVFIALHGRGGEDGVVQAGLELLGLPYTGAGVLGSALAMDKLRSKWVWQGAGLPTPAFVAYESGLDLSAVTDALGLPVIVKPAREGSSIGMAKVDSPEQLSAACDLALRYDREIVIEQWIAGEEYTVSILDDQVLPAIRLETPRSFYDYAAKYQATDTRYHCPCGLPDDAMQTLEQLALAAFRAVDGCGWGRVDLMRDADGAFWLLEVNTIPGMTDHSLVPMAAKAAGMDFDELVLRILATTLPEQSS; encoded by the coding sequence ATGACGCTGCCTGCGGACAACCGGACATTCGGACGGGTCGCCGTCCTTCTCGGTGGCTGGTCCGCCGAGCGCGAGGTGTCGCTGAAAAGCGGTGCTGCCGTGCATGAGGCGCTGCGACGTCAGGGCGTGGATGCGGTCGCCATTGATGCGGATCGCAACGTGCTTCAGACCCTGTCCGAAGACCGCTTCGACCGGGTCTTCATCGCCCTGCATGGTCGCGGTGGTGAGGACGGAGTGGTGCAGGCCGGACTTGAACTGCTCGGCCTGCCCTACACCGGGGCTGGCGTGCTGGGCTCAGCGCTGGCCATGGACAAGCTGCGCAGCAAATGGGTCTGGCAGGGTGCCGGTCTGCCAACCCCCGCCTTTGTCGCCTACGAGTCCGGTCTGGACCTGTCGGCCGTCACGGACGCCCTGGGGCTACCGGTGATCGTCAAGCCCGCCCGCGAGGGATCGAGCATCGGCATGGCCAAGGTGGATTCGCCAGAGCAACTCTCGGCGGCCTGCGATCTGGCTTTGCGATACGACCGGGAGATCGTCATCGAGCAATGGATTGCCGGCGAGGAGTACACGGTCTCGATTCTCGACGACCAGGTGCTGCCGGCAATCCGCCTGGAGACGCCGCGGAGCTTCTATGACTACGCCGCGAAATACCAGGCCACAGATACCCGCTATCACTGCCCCTGCGGTTTGCCCGACGACGCCATGCAGACCCTTGAGCAGTTGGCGCTGGCCGCGTTCCGTGCGGTTGACGGTTGCGGTTGGGGCCGCGTGGACCTCATGCGTGATGCCGATGGCGCTTTCTGGTTGCTGGAGGTGAACACTATTCCGGGGATGACCGATCACTCCCTGGTGCCTATGGCCGCAAAAGCCGCAGGGATGGATTTCGATGAACTGGTGCTGCGGATACTCGCCACCACCTTGCCGGAGCAGTCGTCATGA
- the murB gene encoding UDP-N-acetylmuramate dehydrogenase has translation MAADRSTDLQGQLLEAEPMSRHTTWHVGGPADRFYRPAGRDDLARFLAMLPESEPLYWCGLGSNLLVRDGGLRGTVIFLQPGLTELRTLAGNRLWVDAGVACAKAARFAARNGLVGAEFLAGIPGTMGGALAMNAGAFGGETWQVVDWVETVDRGGRIRRRPVEDYAVAYREVTRPTEEWFLGAMLQLQPGDGDAAMSRIRELLSTRAATQPIGKPSCGSVFRNPEGDHAARLIESAGLKGHRIGGAVVSEKHANFILNAGGATAEDIEQLIAHVQAVVERTHGVRLHPEVHMIGEARS, from the coding sequence ATGGCAGCTGATCGCAGCACCGACCTGCAGGGTCAGCTTCTCGAGGCGGAGCCCATGTCTCGGCACACCACATGGCATGTGGGCGGTCCGGCGGATCGGTTCTACCGGCCTGCAGGGCGTGATGACCTTGCCCGCTTCCTGGCCATGCTGCCGGAGTCGGAGCCGCTCTACTGGTGCGGGCTCGGCAGCAATCTTCTGGTACGCGACGGCGGATTGCGCGGCACCGTGATCTTCCTGCAGCCGGGACTGACCGAGTTGCGCACCCTGGCCGGCAACCGACTCTGGGTCGACGCCGGCGTGGCCTGCGCCAAGGCAGCCCGCTTCGCCGCCCGCAACGGTCTGGTGGGTGCCGAGTTCCTCGCCGGTATTCCTGGAACCATGGGCGGTGCCCTGGCCATGAACGCCGGCGCCTTTGGTGGCGAGACCTGGCAGGTGGTGGACTGGGTAGAAACCGTCGATCGCGGTGGCCGTATCCGTCGTCGCCCGGTTGAGGACTACGCTGTTGCCTACCGGGAAGTGACGCGGCCTACGGAGGAGTGGTTCCTTGGGGCAATGCTGCAGCTGCAGCCGGGTGATGGCGATGCAGCCATGTCGCGTATTCGGGAATTGCTCTCTACCCGCGCCGCGACCCAGCCCATCGGCAAGCCCAGTTGTGGCTCGGTGTTCCGAAATCCGGAAGGGGATCATGCCGCTCGGCTTATCGAGTCTGCGGGCTTGAAGGGGCATCGCATCGGCGGCGCAGTAGTGTCTGAGAAGCACGCGAACTTCATCCTCAACGCTGGTGGTGCCACGGCGGAGGACATTGAACAACTCATCGCCCACGTCCAGGCCGTGGTAGAGCGCACCCACGGTGTCCGCCTGCACCCCGAGGTGCACATGATCGGGGAGGCGCGGTCATGA
- the murC gene encoding UDP-N-acetylmuramate--L-alanine ligase produces the protein MTSRRQAWEQGRPGAMGRVRHIHFVGIGGAGMSGIAEVLANLGYRISGSDLRESPVTRRLAGLGVRIDVGHAAGHVVKADAVVVSSAVGESNPEVQAAREARIPVVPRAEMLAELMRFRYGVAVAGTHGKTTTTSLVASLLADGGLDPTFVIGGRLNSAGANARLGEGRYLVAEADESDASFLYLQPMVSIVTNIDADHLGTYGGDFQRLRATFLEFLHHLPFYGLAVMCLDDANVRELLPEVTRQVRTYGIEQAADVRAVDVTQTGARTAFTVRINGDEPFAVELNLPGRHNVLNALAAITVADELGVERATIARALSDFQGIGRRFQSYGDLALPGGGFASIIDDYGHHPSELAAVIQAVRDGWPDRRLVLAFQPHRYSRTRELFEDFARVLSDVDALVVTDVYAAGEEPIAGANARDLCGAIRARGKVNPVFVASMDELVGTLPAVLRDGDMLLTMGAGSIGGVADRLLQGGAHGS, from the coding sequence ATGACGAGCCGCAGACAAGCCTGGGAGCAGGGGCGCCCTGGCGCCATGGGTCGGGTGCGTCACATCCACTTCGTGGGTATCGGCGGTGCAGGCATGAGCGGCATTGCCGAGGTGCTGGCCAACCTGGGTTACAGAATCTCAGGCAGCGATCTGCGGGAAAGCCCGGTTACCCGCCGTCTGGCAGGTCTGGGGGTCCGCATCGATGTCGGACATGCGGCGGGCCACGTGGTCAAGGCCGATGCAGTGGTGGTTTCCAGTGCTGTCGGAGAGAGCAACCCGGAGGTGCAGGCCGCCAGGGAGGCGCGAATTCCAGTCGTGCCGCGTGCCGAGATGCTGGCGGAGCTGATGCGCTTTCGGTACGGCGTGGCGGTGGCGGGCACCCATGGCAAGACCACCACCACCAGCCTGGTGGCCAGCCTGCTTGCTGATGGTGGGCTGGATCCGACCTTCGTGATCGGTGGTCGCCTGAACAGTGCTGGTGCGAATGCCCGGCTGGGGGAGGGGCGCTACCTGGTGGCAGAGGCCGACGAGAGCGATGCCTCGTTCCTCTATCTGCAGCCGATGGTGTCCATCGTCACCAACATCGACGCCGATCATCTCGGTACCTACGGTGGCGACTTCCAGCGTCTGCGGGCCACCTTCCTGGAGTTCCTTCACCACCTGCCTTTCTACGGGCTGGCGGTGATGTGTCTGGATGACGCCAACGTGCGGGAGCTGCTGCCGGAGGTCACGCGGCAGGTTCGGACCTATGGCATCGAGCAGGCGGCGGACGTCCGTGCCGTAGATGTGACACAGACCGGCGCGCGTACCGCGTTCACCGTTCGGATTAACGGCGATGAGCCCTTCGCCGTTGAGTTGAATCTGCCCGGACGGCACAACGTGCTGAATGCCCTGGCCGCCATTACGGTGGCTGACGAGTTGGGTGTGGAACGAGCAACCATCGCCAGGGCCCTGTCCGATTTTCAGGGCATCGGCCGTCGCTTCCAGTCGTATGGCGACCTGGCTCTGCCAGGCGGTGGGTTCGCCAGCATCATCGACGATTACGGCCACCACCCCAGCGAGCTTGCTGCGGTGATCCAGGCCGTTCGGGACGGCTGGCCGGACCGCCGTCTGGTACTTGCCTTCCAGCCCCACCGCTACAGCCGGACCAGGGAGCTGTTCGAGGACTTCGCCCGGGTGCTGTCCGACGTGGACGCCCTTGTGGTGACGGACGTCTACGCCGCTGGCGAGGAGCCCATCGCCGGTGCCAATGCCCGCGATCTCTGCGGTGCCATCCGGGCCCGTGGCAAGGTGAATCCGGTCTTCGTGGCCAGCATGGATGAACTGGTCGGTACCTTGCCAGCCGTCCTGCGGGATGGCGACATGCTCCTCACCATGGGGGCCGGCAGCATCGGTGGTGTCGCCGATCGATTGCTGCAGGGAGGTGCCCATGGCAGCTGA
- the murG gene encoding undecaprenyldiphospho-muramoylpentapeptide beta-N-acetylglucosaminyltransferase: protein MTAQGPVMIMAGGTGGHVFPGLAVARRLIDEGVPVVWLGTQKGLEARVVPEAGIPVEWLQVAGLRGNGLLGWVMAPLRIARAVLQAMRVLRRVRPRCVLGLGGYVSGPGGFAAWAMRCPLVIHEQNAIAGLTNRLLSRVASRVLCAFPGAFAACPEAIVVGNPVRDEILALADNLQSGRQDGMPLQVLVVGGSLGAQILNEVVPASLALLPTNERPVVRHQAGSRTLSVAEAAYRQHGVSAEITAFIDDMAAAYAWADLVVCRAGALTISELAAVGRPAVLVPLPHAVDDHQTANARVLADAGAAWLLPQSTLTAEGLAEVLADVTHRPELLADMAARSRTVARHDAAGQVAKACLEVA, encoded by the coding sequence ATGACGGCGCAGGGTCCGGTGATGATCATGGCGGGCGGCACCGGCGGGCACGTTTTCCCGGGGCTCGCGGTTGCCCGGCGCCTGATCGATGAGGGCGTCCCCGTGGTCTGGCTTGGCACGCAGAAAGGGCTTGAGGCCCGCGTGGTGCCGGAGGCCGGCATTCCAGTTGAATGGTTGCAGGTCGCAGGGCTGCGCGGCAATGGTCTGCTGGGGTGGGTGATGGCACCGCTACGCATCGCCCGAGCGGTCCTGCAGGCAATGCGTGTGCTGCGACGCGTTCGGCCGCGCTGCGTGCTTGGTCTGGGCGGTTATGTGTCGGGCCCCGGCGGGTTTGCCGCCTGGGCAATGCGCTGCCCGCTCGTGATTCATGAGCAGAACGCCATCGCTGGCCTGACCAACCGGTTGTTGTCCCGGGTTGCCAGCAGAGTGCTCTGCGCGTTCCCGGGCGCTTTCGCCGCATGTCCCGAAGCCATCGTGGTAGGCAATCCGGTTCGTGACGAGATCCTGGCGCTGGCCGATAACCTGCAGTCCGGTCGTCAGGATGGCATGCCGCTACAGGTGCTTGTGGTGGGTGGCAGTCTCGGCGCGCAGATTCTCAATGAGGTCGTTCCCGCGTCGTTGGCTCTGCTGCCCACGAATGAACGGCCCGTGGTCCGGCATCAGGCCGGCAGCCGAACCCTGTCAGTGGCAGAGGCCGCGTACCGTCAGCATGGCGTCAGTGCCGAGATCACGGCCTTCATTGATGATATGGCTGCGGCCTATGCCTGGGCGGATCTTGTTGTCTGCCGGGCTGGGGCGCTGACCATCAGCGAGTTGGCTGCCGTCGGACGACCTGCGGTGCTGGTGCCGCTGCCCCACGCAGTGGACGACCATCAGACGGCCAATGCCCGGGTGCTTGCCGATGCAGGCGCCGCGTGGCTGTTGCCGCAGTCGACGTTAACCGCCGAAGGTCTCGCCGAAGTGCTGGCTGACGTGACGCATCGGCCAGAGCTGCTCGCGGATATGGCCGCCAGGTCCCGCACCGTGGCCAGGCACGATGCTGCCGGGCAGGTGGCCAAAGCTTGTCTGGAGGTCGCATGA
- the ftsW gene encoding putative lipid II flippase FtsW, whose protein sequence is MSAAAETVLRRDAFSILPQTDYRLLTAILMLAMIGLIMVTSASISLAERNLGTPFYYLERQSLFLLIAFAVGWLILQVRLDIWQSMGTLGLVLAMGLLVLVLVPGVGREVNGSVRWINLGIFNLQVSEVLKVAVMVYLAAYMVRRGEQVRRTMGGFLIPIGLLGVCSVLLLQQPDFGAVIVIGCTGLGMLFLGGVPLWRFAVLVTAAAGGAWALIIGSPYRLERLLSFSNPWADPFNTGFQLTQSLIAIGRGEWFGVGLGGSVQKLFYLPEAHTDFVFAVLAEEFGLIGVVLLIALYSYICWRIFAIGYANMRAGHSFAAYLCWGVAIWFGLQSFINVAVNMGLVPTKGLTLPLLSYGGSSLLMTIAALALVLRAEHERLAAEVSVKSRRGRTA, encoded by the coding sequence ATGAGCGCCGCCGCCGAAACCGTCCTGCGCCGCGATGCGTTCAGCATCCTCCCGCAAACGGACTATCGTCTGCTGACGGCCATTCTCATGCTGGCAATGATCGGCCTGATCATGGTGACCTCGGCGTCCATTTCCCTTGCGGAGCGCAACCTGGGTACGCCGTTCTACTACCTGGAGCGGCAATCGCTATTCCTGCTCATCGCCTTCGCCGTGGGCTGGTTGATCCTGCAAGTGCGTCTGGATATCTGGCAGTCCATGGGAACGTTGGGTCTCGTGCTCGCCATGGGCCTCTTGGTGCTCGTGCTGGTCCCCGGCGTTGGCCGGGAAGTGAACGGCAGCGTCCGCTGGATCAATCTAGGTATCTTCAATCTGCAGGTTTCCGAGGTGCTGAAGGTGGCGGTGATGGTGTATCTCGCTGCCTACATGGTGCGCCGGGGCGAACAGGTTCGCCGAACCATGGGGGGCTTCCTGATTCCCATCGGTCTCCTTGGCGTCTGCAGTGTGCTGCTCCTGCAGCAGCCTGATTTCGGTGCGGTCATCGTGATTGGCTGCACCGGCCTCGGCATGCTTTTCCTGGGCGGCGTACCCCTCTGGCGTTTTGCCGTGCTGGTCACCGCTGCAGCGGGCGGCGCGTGGGCCCTGATTATCGGTTCGCCCTATCGGCTGGAGCGGTTGTTGTCGTTCTCCAATCCCTGGGCGGACCCGTTCAACACGGGCTTTCAGCTAACCCAGTCACTGATTGCCATTGGCCGTGGCGAGTGGTTCGGAGTAGGGCTTGGCGGCAGCGTACAAAAGCTCTTCTACCTGCCGGAGGCGCATACCGACTTTGTCTTCGCCGTCCTCGCCGAGGAGTTCGGGCTGATCGGCGTGGTCCTGTTGATCGCACTGTACAGCTATATCTGCTGGCGCATTTTTGCCATCGGTTACGCCAATATGCGGGCCGGGCACAGCTTCGCCGCCTACCTCTGCTGGGGGGTGGCGATCTGGTTCGGTCTGCAGAGCTTCATCAACGTCGCCGTCAACATGGGGCTGGTGCCAACCAAGGGCCTGACCCTGCCATTGCTCAGCTATGGCGGCAGCAGCCTGCTCATGACGATTGCGGCGCTTGCCCTGGTGCTGCGTGCCGAGCACGAACGGCTCGCAGCCGAGGTGTCCGTCAAATCCCGGCGCGGGAGGACGGCATGA
- the murD gene encoding UDP-N-acetylmuramoyl-L-alanine--D-glutamate ligase, whose protein sequence is MQAAMTNDNAEMTVIVGLGVSGSACLRYLHARGYQLAVMDTRQSPPGLDQARRLLPEHALLMGGLDANCLHRAARVVLSPGVSLQTPAVAAAAAAGVPVIGELELFAEAVNAPVIAVTGSNGKSTVTSLVGQMLQAAGLDVAVGGNLGTPALDLLRDAPAPDAYVLELSSFQLETVNALKPVASVVLNVSEDHLDRHHSLDAYAHIKSRIFRGNGLMVLNRDDALVRRMAIRGRRTVWFGKSAPRSVDDYGLLETDNDCWLFRGDERLVALSEMQLQGRHNLLNGAAAIALATDLGAPIAVCLEVLRQFRGLPHRMELVARHAGVAWINDSKATNVGATAAAVAGIPGSLILIAGGEGKGQDFQPLAAALTNKVRAVVLMGRDATLIEAAVSGRVPTESAASLDAAVRIASQLAAPGDTVLLSPACASFDMFRNFEDRGDQFRRLVLAEGEA, encoded by the coding sequence ATGCAGGCTGCAATGACCAATGACAACGCAGAGATGACCGTGATCGTGGGCCTCGGGGTCTCCGGTTCGGCCTGCCTGCGTTATTTGCATGCGCGTGGTTACCAGCTTGCCGTCATGGACACGCGGCAATCTCCCCCGGGCCTAGATCAGGCCAGGCGCTTGCTGCCCGAGCACGCCCTGCTCATGGGCGGTCTGGATGCGAATTGTCTGCATCGCGCGGCACGCGTGGTGTTGAGTCCTGGCGTGTCCCTGCAGACCCCTGCGGTTGCTGCAGCCGCTGCGGCCGGGGTGCCGGTTATCGGTGAACTTGAGTTGTTCGCCGAGGCCGTGAATGCCCCGGTCATCGCTGTGACCGGATCCAACGGCAAGAGCACCGTGACCAGCCTGGTGGGCCAGATGCTCCAGGCAGCGGGCCTCGATGTGGCCGTAGGCGGCAATCTGGGCACGCCGGCACTGGATCTGCTGCGGGATGCACCGGCTCCGGATGCCTATGTGTTGGAGTTGTCCAGTTTCCAGTTGGAAACCGTTAATGCCCTGAAGCCGGTGGCATCCGTGGTGCTCAACGTGAGCGAAGATCATCTGGATCGTCATCACAGTCTCGATGCATACGCCCACATCAAGTCGCGCATTTTCCGTGGCAATGGCCTGATGGTTCTCAATCGGGATGACGCCCTGGTTCGGCGCATGGCGATCAGGGGCCGCCGTACTGTCTGGTTTGGTAAGAGTGCGCCCCGGTCAGTCGACGATTATGGCCTGCTCGAGACGGATAACGACTGCTGGCTGTTCCGTGGCGACGAACGGCTGGTGGCCCTCTCCGAGATGCAGCTGCAGGGTCGGCACAATCTCTTGAACGGTGCGGCGGCCATCGCCCTTGCAACTGACCTTGGCGCACCGATAGCGGTTTGCCTCGAAGTGCTGCGGCAGTTCCGGGGCCTGCCCCATCGCATGGAACTGGTTGCGCGGCATGCTGGTGTTGCCTGGATCAATGATTCCAAGGCCACCAACGTGGGTGCCACGGCCGCTGCCGTGGCTGGTATACCCGGCTCGCTGATCCTGATCGCGGGTGGCGAGGGCAAGGGTCAGGATTTCCAGCCCCTGGCAGCGGCCCTGACCAACAAGGTGCGCGCCGTGGTGCTCATGGGCCGGGACGCGACACTTATCGAGGCCGCGGTGAGCGGCCGGGTACCCACGGAATCGGCTGCGTCGCTGGATGCCGCTGTTCGCATCGCGAGTCAACTCGCAGCCCCCGGGGATACCGTCCTGCTGTCGCCCGCCTGTGCCAGCTTCGACATGTTCCGCAACTTCGAGGATCGGGGCGATCAGTTCCGTCGCCTGGTCCTTGCGGAGGGTGAGGCATGA
- the mraY gene encoding phospho-N-acetylmuramoyl-pentapeptide-transferase, translating into MLIYLAGWLEEFHSGFRVFQYITLRAILGVLTALTISFIVGPILIRRLGRYQIGQQVREDGPRSHFSKAGTPTMGGALILVAVATATLLWADLANRYVWIVLLTTLAFGAVGGVDDYLKLRYANSRGLPAKQKYLWQSVIGLTAAVVLYVTAENAVETTLIIPFFKDVSIQLGLLFIPLAYLVIVGTSNAVNLTDGLDGLAINPTVLVGGALGVFAYASGHFNFASYLGIPFVPGVGEVVIFCGALVGAGLGFLWFNAYPAQVFMGDVGALALGAALGVLAVVVRQELVLFIMAGVFVMETVSVILQVASYKLTGRRIFRMAPLHHHFELKGWPEPRVIVRFWIITVILVLIGLASLKIR; encoded by the coding sequence ATGCTGATCTATCTTGCTGGCTGGCTCGAGGAGTTCCACAGCGGTTTTCGCGTTTTCCAGTACATCACGCTGCGGGCGATTCTCGGGGTGCTCACCGCGCTGACAATCTCATTCATCGTTGGTCCGATCCTGATTCGTCGCCTCGGCCGCTACCAGATCGGGCAGCAGGTGCGGGAGGATGGCCCCCGGTCCCACTTCTCAAAGGCTGGAACGCCCACCATGGGCGGTGCGCTCATTCTGGTTGCCGTAGCCACCGCGACGCTTCTCTGGGCGGACCTGGCCAATCGCTATGTCTGGATCGTGCTGCTGACAACCCTTGCCTTCGGTGCCGTGGGTGGCGTCGACGACTATCTGAAGCTGCGCTACGCCAACAGCCGTGGCCTGCCTGCGAAACAGAAATATCTCTGGCAGTCGGTCATCGGGCTGACCGCGGCGGTGGTGCTCTACGTTACCGCCGAGAACGCCGTGGAGACCACGCTGATCATCCCGTTCTTCAAGGATGTCAGCATTCAGCTCGGCCTGCTGTTCATCCCACTGGCCTATCTCGTTATCGTCGGAACATCCAATGCCGTGAACCTGACCGACGGGCTGGACGGGCTCGCAATCAATCCCACGGTGCTGGTTGGCGGGGCCCTTGGGGTGTTCGCCTACGCATCCGGGCATTTCAATTTTGCCAGCTACCTTGGCATCCCGTTCGTGCCCGGCGTTGGTGAGGTCGTGATTTTCTGCGGTGCGCTGGTGGGTGCAGGGCTGGGTTTCCTGTGGTTCAACGCCTATCCCGCCCAGGTGTTCATGGGCGATGTGGGCGCACTGGCCCTGGGAGCCGCCCTTGGCGTGCTCGCAGTAGTGGTTCGTCAGGAGCTGGTGCTGTTCATCATGGCGGGTGTGTTCGTCATGGAGACAGTCTCGGTGATCCTCCAGGTGGCGTCCTACAAGCTGACCGGCCGCCGTATCTTCCGCATGGCACCGTTGCACCATCACTTCGAACTCAAGGGTTGGCCCGAGCCGCGGGTCATCGTTCGTTTCTGGATCATCACCGTGATTCTGGTGCTGATCGGTTTGGCTTCACTGAAGATTCGCTGA
- a CDS encoding UDP-N-acetylmuramoyl-tripeptide--D-alanyl-D-alanine ligase, whose amino-acid sequence MIEASLVRLAEVLGAGLQGPTVTIRGLSTDSRVPRPGSLFVALRGPRFDGHAYAADALAAGAAGVLVEHADGLEPALVVADTREALGKVGHWWRQETDPLVVGVTGSNGKTTVKQMLVSILAGVGKTSATRGNLNNDVGVPLTLAKLSRDDQYAVIEMGANHMGEIAYLAGLARPDVALVNNANPAHLEGFGSIANIARAKGEIYEALGEDGVAVINADDPHAHVWMALAAGRTIVDFGMGGGARVRGRALSPAGHCRIELPGDTLELMLPVPGLHNLYNALAATAAAVALEIPAERIAAGLEGFEPPAGRLRPSAARCGADILDDSYNANPASLEAGARVLIAGAGEPWVALGDMAELGDDAPRLHQEAGRLLMELGVRRLYACGPLSLHAAKGFGSEARHFDNRDDLIAALEQDLTAGVSLLVKGSRSSGMDKVVERLVGDAPKAGGR is encoded by the coding sequence ATGATCGAAGCCAGTCTCGTCAGGCTCGCGGAAGTGCTCGGGGCCGGCTTGCAGGGGCCGACGGTGACCATTCGTGGGTTGTCCACGGATTCCCGGGTGCCTCGCCCTGGCAGTCTTTTCGTCGCGCTGCGTGGCCCCCGGTTCGACGGTCACGCCTATGCGGCCGACGCCCTTGCAGCGGGCGCAGCCGGGGTGCTGGTTGAGCATGCCGACGGCCTCGAGCCGGCGCTGGTCGTCGCCGATACGCGCGAAGCACTCGGTAAAGTCGGTCATTGGTGGCGGCAGGAGACCGATCCGCTGGTGGTGGGCGTGACCGGCAGCAATGGCAAGACCACCGTGAAGCAGATGCTGGTGTCCATCCTGGCCGGTGTCGGCAAAACGTCCGCCACGCGAGGCAACCTGAATAACGATGTGGGCGTGCCCCTAACCCTGGCCAAGCTGTCCCGCGATGACCAGTATGCCGTGATCGAGATGGGCGCGAATCATATGGGGGAAATCGCCTATCTTGCAGGGCTGGCCCGACCCGATGTCGCCCTGGTAAACAACGCCAACCCGGCCCACCTGGAAGGTTTTGGCAGCATCGCCAACATTGCCCGGGCCAAAGGCGAAATCTATGAGGCGCTGGGTGAGGACGGTGTGGCGGTGATCAACGCCGACGATCCCCATGCCCACGTCTGGATGGCGCTGGCTGCCGGACGGACGATCGTAGACTTCGGTATGGGTGGCGGCGCTCGGGTGCGCGGCAGGGCCCTGTCCCCCGCTGGGCATTGCCGTATCGAGTTGCCGGGCGACACGCTTGAACTGATGCTGCCCGTGCCTGGGCTGCACAACCTCTACAACGCGCTTGCTGCGACGGCGGCGGCAGTCGCCCTGGAGATACCCGCCGAGCGGATCGCAGCCGGTCTGGAGGGCTTCGAGCCCCCTGCCGGTCGCCTGCGACCAAGCGCCGCACGTTGTGGGGCGGACATCCTCGACGACAGCTACAACGCCAATCCAGCCTCGCTGGAAGCCGGCGCACGGGTTCTCATCGCCGGTGCTGGCGAGCCCTGGGTCGCCCTGGGGGACATGGCGGAACTGGGCGATGACGCGCCGCGTCTGCATCAGGAGGCGGGCCGCCTGCTGATGGAGCTCGGTGTGCGGCGGCTCTACGCCTGTGGGCCACTCAGTCTTCATGCGGCGAAGGGCTTCGGCAGCGAAGCCCGTCACTTCGACAACCGGGATGATCTGATCGCTGCGCTGGAGCAGGACCTTACTGCGGGCGTCTCCCTGCTGGTCAAGGGCTCGCGCAGCAGTGGCATGGACAAAGTGGTGGAACGCCTGGTCGGCGACGCCCCGAAAGCGGGAGGGCGCTGA